The Chitinophagales bacterium genomic sequence TTTTCTTCACTATCAGCCGTAGCAAATGAATGTACCAGGCCAATCCCCAAAAGTTTTCCGGGAAAAAGCGCTGCAAAAGCGAGTGCAGCATAACCGCCCATAGAATGACCGGCTAAAATGATCTTATCAAGCTTCTCATGATCTGCTATCAGTTTGATACTTTTTGCCATGTCTTCTATGCTGAGAACTTCTCCTGCAAAATGACTGCTGCCGCATCCCGGTATGTCAGGCACAATGACACAGTACTCTTTTGATATCCGGGTAACAACATTATCCCATATCTTACCATCAAGCGGAAAACCATGTAACAAGATAACAGGATAACCCTTACCCGATACGGTATAAGACAATTTCGGGAACCTTTCAGTACTGATAACCTTTCTTTCCATCACTTACTCCTTTTTACAATAGACCCGAATATGAATAACAGGGCCAATAATAATGGCGATAGTTCAATCAACGGCATTTGCTGTATGCGGAAGATATGCAGCAACAACGACACGAATATTAATGCTATAGCTACAATAGCATACCTGCTTTTATTACGTTTGGGCAAGAATGCAAGTATAAGGTTGGTAGGCAAAGCCCACAAAACATTAAAGTTATCCTGGCAACCCTGGTGGTCAGTGCCTAACCACATTACCAGCATTAGTACGCCCAATAGCCCTGTAACAAACAGGAAAATGAAGCTCATTATATTGCCAAGCAACTTAAGGTTCGGCACAATAAGTCCCGTTATAGCTAATAACGACAAGATAGTAATAATAATAAACGGCCAGTTAGGCCCTGCAGGTACACGACCAGGCCCTTCGAATATCACTTCAGGTTCTGCAGCTACAAGCTTTCCGTTTATAGTTGCACCACGCAATCCATTACGTACATAGTCGGGCAGGAACATAATATCCTTATCGGTCATCACTTTATCTATCCTGCTACCTAACAACAAATTGCAACCAACACGCTCAAAATGAACACGGTAGAAGTACTCATCCATGATATTCCGGAAAGTCAATTTTGAGTCTTTGGGCAATACTTTGCTGTAATGAAAATCAGGTCCCAACACGTCAGGCAAAATATCCCTGAGCCTTGTGGCACAATTGTCGAAAAAGAAATCATATTTATAATAGCGATTCTCCTCTTTGGCATTATTCACCAGGAAGGCTTGTATCTGTCGTTTTTCATTATCACCTATCAGCAGCACCTGTTCTTCTACCCTCCTCTCAGGCTGTGAATACTCTGCTAAAAAGTACCTATATGGATATGCTGAGACATAATACAGCAACTTCCCTCTCATAAATTGTATCTCAAACCCTTCGCCAAAGGCAAAAGTGCCATAGTTATATACCAGGTCACTACCTGCCACACTATCTGTCACCCTTATTGCATTGTGTCCGAATTGTGCCCATATCTCATCACCGGGGCCACAGGTTAGGAAACTGATACGCAAATGACTGGCATTACTATCTACCTGTGCAAAAGATACAGTTGTGCACAACAGCACAGTAATAAGAAGAATGAGCTTTCTGACCATACAGCAAAATAACAAAAGGCTGCCTTATCGGGCAGCCTTTTTACACATTATTTTATAATTATTGTTATATAGAATTATTAGAACCTCCATCCAATACGGCATTCATATACTCCCTGTTCAGGCGAGCTATGTTTTCCAGCGAAATACCTTTCGGGCATTCTGCCTCGCAGGCTCCTATGTTAGTACATCCTCCAAAACCTTCCTTATCCAGCTGGCTGACCATGTTCAAAACCCTGTCTTTACGCTCAGGCGAGCCCTGGGGCAACATAGCAAGGTGTGATACCTTAGCAGATGTAAA encodes the following:
- a CDS encoding DUF4105 domain-containing protein produces the protein MVRKLILLITVLLCTTVSFAQVDSNASHLRISFLTCGPGDEIWAQFGHNAIRVTDSVAGSDLVYNYGTFAFGEGFEIQFMRGKLLYYVSAYPYRYFLAEYSQPERRVEEQVLLIGDNEKRQIQAFLVNNAKEENRYYKYDFFFDNCATRLRDILPDVLGPDFHYSKVLPKDSKLTFRNIMDEYFYRVHFERVGCNLLLGSRIDKVMTDKDIMFLPDYVRNGLRGATINGKLVAAEPEVIFEGPGRVPAGPNWPFIIITILSLLAITGLIVPNLKLLGNIMSFIFLFVTGLLGVLMLVMWLGTDHQGCQDNFNVLWALPTNLILAFLPKRNKSRYAIVAIALIFVSLLLHIFRIQQMPLIELSPLLLALLFIFGSIVKRSK